The following are from one region of the Mesorhizobium sp. B4-1-4 genome:
- a CDS encoding amino acid ABC transporter ATP-binding protein, protein MRQSAVLIEGVSKWFGSFQALRDVDLQVAVGERVVVCGPSGSGKSTLIRCINQLEEHQKGRIVVNGIELRPGMKGLSEVRREAGMVFQQFNLFPHLSVMENCTLALRRARKMTCSAAEELALQNLERVRIAEQAPKYPRQLSGGQQQRVAIARALCMKPKIMLFDEPTSALDPEMVKEVLDVMTELASEGMTMVCVTHEMGFAREVADRVVFMDAGEIIEQAAPRQFFDNPQQARTKKFLGQLLH, encoded by the coding sequence CTGCGACAAAGCGCGGTGCTGATCGAAGGTGTGTCCAAGTGGTTCGGATCGTTTCAGGCGCTACGAGACGTCGACCTGCAGGTGGCGGTTGGCGAACGGGTCGTTGTATGTGGACCGTCGGGCTCGGGCAAGTCGACATTGATCCGGTGCATCAACCAATTGGAAGAGCATCAGAAAGGTCGGATCGTTGTAAACGGAATCGAACTGCGCCCCGGAATGAAAGGGTTGTCGGAGGTGCGTCGTGAGGCGGGAATGGTTTTCCAGCAGTTCAATCTTTTTCCGCATTTGAGCGTAATGGAAAACTGTACCCTAGCCCTGAGGCGCGCACGAAAGATGACATGTAGTGCAGCGGAGGAACTCGCCCTGCAGAATCTTGAGAGGGTTCGTATCGCCGAGCAGGCTCCAAAATATCCTCGTCAACTCTCGGGCGGCCAGCAACAACGTGTGGCGATTGCTCGCGCGCTTTGTATGAAACCAAAGATTATGCTCTTCGATGAGCCAACATCCGCACTCGATCCGGAGATGGTCAAGGAAGTACTCGACGTCATGACAGAGCTTGCTTCGGAGGGCATGACGATGGTTTGCGTAACGCACGAAATGGGCTTCGCGCGCGAAGTCGCCGACCGGGTGGTGTTTATGGACGCGGGCGAAATTATCGAGCAGGCCGCGCCAAGGCAATTTTTTGACAACCCCCAACAGGCCCGGACGAAGAAATTCCTGGGTCAGCTGTTGCACTAG
- a CDS encoding cysteine desulfurase-like protein, translated as MWNGQFPRTVLALARPVNAVSKCCVDFDNYGLNARPPGTTRLKEHAMIAKGWDIEVVRAAFPALRLADEGIPRVYLDAPGGSQVAARVIERMSEVMLKSCANEGGAFRTSHESDRIMGDAHTAVAALLGATSPDEIVFGLNSTSLIFYFSRMIAHDWRAGDEIVLTRMDHDGNVGPWVIAAEERGVTIRWLDFDPETFEYRYEALDGLINSRTRLVACNHASNIFGTVNDVCRIVAAAKAVGAVTMVDAVQSTPHLPLDVALIGCDLLACSAYKFFGPHAGMMFVTAGLRDRLKPLKVRPASWAMPFRLSPGTPSFEAQAGTQAAIEHIAWLGECFGGVSALAPLRERIVAGLEAATAYEATLMDRFLTGIVGVPGFELYGTGSRNRLNARVPTFSFRLAKRSPQEIVQALAERNIFGWAGDFYAYEASGRLGLRDKGGVVRLGLSHYTNLQEVDLAVEAIARLGD; from the coding sequence GTGTGGAATGGCCAGTTCCCTCGAACGGTTCTCGCGCTGGCGCGGCCGGTCAACGCGGTCAGCAAGTGCTGCGTCGATTTCGACAACTACGGATTGAACGCCAGGCCACCTGGCACTACGCGGCTGAAGGAGCATGCCATGATCGCAAAGGGATGGGATATCGAGGTCGTGCGTGCCGCCTTTCCGGCGCTGAGGCTGGCCGACGAGGGCATACCGCGCGTTTATCTCGACGCGCCAGGCGGCTCCCAGGTGGCTGCGCGTGTGATTGAACGCATGAGTGAGGTGATGCTGAAAAGCTGCGCTAACGAGGGCGGAGCCTTTCGCACCTCTCACGAGAGCGACCGTATCATGGGCGACGCGCACACAGCTGTCGCCGCCTTGCTCGGCGCGACTTCGCCAGACGAAATCGTCTTCGGCCTCAACAGCACTTCTCTGATCTTTTACTTTTCTCGCATGATCGCTCATGACTGGAGGGCTGGTGATGAGATCGTGCTCACGCGCATGGATCATGATGGCAACGTCGGTCCGTGGGTGATCGCGGCAGAGGAGCGCGGCGTTACCATCCGCTGGCTCGACTTCGATCCTGAGACGTTCGAGTACCGGTACGAGGCGCTGGATGGGCTTATCAATTCTCGCACAAGGCTCGTGGCTTGCAATCATGCCAGCAACATCTTCGGCACAGTCAATGATGTCTGCCGCATCGTGGCGGCTGCGAAGGCAGTCGGCGCCGTAACCATGGTTGATGCAGTCCAGTCGACGCCGCATCTGCCTCTGGATGTTGCCTTGATCGGCTGCGATTTGCTGGCCTGCTCGGCCTATAAGTTCTTCGGCCCGCACGCGGGCATGATGTTTGTAACTGCCGGATTGCGCGATCGCCTAAAGCCGCTCAAGGTGCGTCCCGCCTCTTGGGCCATGCCTTTTCGGCTTTCGCCCGGCACTCCTTCCTTTGAGGCTCAGGCGGGAACTCAGGCGGCCATCGAGCATATTGCCTGGCTCGGCGAGTGCTTCGGCGGAGTGTCCGCGCTGGCGCCGTTGAGGGAGCGCATCGTGGCCGGTCTTGAGGCGGCTACGGCCTATGAAGCAACGCTGATGGACCGATTTTTGACAGGTATCGTTGGCGTGCCGGGTTTTGAACTTTATGGCACCGGGAGCCGTAACAGGCTCAATGCCCGTGTCCCCACCTTCTCCTTCAGGTTAGCGAAGCGGTCGCCTCAGGAAATCGTGCAGGCCCTAGCCGAACGAAATATCTTCGGTTGGGCAGGTGACTTCTATGCTTACGAGGCTTCGGGGCGGCTTGGTCTGCGCGATAAGGGAGGCGTGGTGCGGCTCGGCCTTTCGCATTACACGAACCTGCAAGAGGTCGACCTTGCCGTGGAGGCTATAGCTCGCCTGGGTGACTGA
- a CDS encoding succinylglutamate desuccinylase/aspartoacylase family protein, which produces MKNPVWTTIDFDAPGIQSDFARVPHSSDTSAYGWIPVPMLCLNGGRGGPTALFTAGTHGDEYEGQVALRKLVHDLAKTKLQGRVIILPALNRPAVAAGRRNSPLDGGNLNRVFPGDLQGGPTAVIAHYVATELFPLADVIIDLHSGGSSLDYLPMALAHPGRNETEAEAVRRLLTSFGAPYSALTDGAGGGAGATLYAAAEQAGIPAITTELGSGSTLSEAGLAIAESGVRRVLRDYGIAPDFDAPEGRTIRFARFLGRGDTIYSPCDGLFEPFVKPGEQVAPGQKAGAIHRLDNALARPIELEFPSSGIVAFRRFPTLTSTGDALFGLMVEAQN; this is translated from the coding sequence ATGAAAAATCCTGTTTGGACTACAATCGACTTCGACGCCCCTGGAATCCAAAGCGACTTCGCGCGCGTTCCACACTCTTCCGACACGTCCGCATACGGCTGGATTCCGGTACCAATGTTATGCCTCAATGGTGGCAGAGGCGGGCCGACGGCACTCTTCACCGCAGGCACCCATGGCGACGAATACGAAGGCCAGGTCGCACTTCGCAAGCTTGTGCACGATCTTGCAAAAACCAAGCTGCAGGGCCGCGTCATCATCCTGCCTGCTCTTAACCGACCCGCAGTTGCGGCCGGCCGCCGCAATTCTCCTCTCGATGGCGGCAACCTCAACCGAGTCTTCCCCGGAGATCTGCAAGGCGGCCCCACTGCTGTAATCGCACATTATGTGGCAACCGAACTGTTTCCGCTCGCCGATGTGATCATCGACTTGCATTCGGGTGGCAGTTCCTTGGACTACTTGCCTATGGCGCTTGCGCATCCGGGTCGAAACGAAACTGAAGCGGAAGCGGTCAGACGCCTGTTGACGAGTTTTGGTGCCCCTTACAGTGCACTGACGGACGGTGCAGGAGGAGGCGCAGGAGCTACGCTCTATGCCGCCGCGGAGCAGGCGGGGATTCCAGCCATAACCACCGAGCTCGGTAGTGGATCGACCTTGTCCGAGGCCGGCCTTGCAATTGCGGAGAGCGGCGTGCGCCGAGTGTTGCGTGATTATGGCATTGCGCCCGATTTCGACGCGCCAGAGGGGCGCACAATCCGATTTGCTCGGTTTCTCGGGCGCGGCGACACGATATATTCGCCCTGTGATGGTCTTTTTGAACCCTTCGTGAAACCGGGCGAGCAGGTTGCACCTGGACAGAAGGCTGGCGCAATTCATCGCCTCGATAACGCGCTGGCCCGTCCGATTGAGCTTGAATTCCCTTCATCCGGCATTGTCGCTTTTCGGCGCTTTCCCACGCTGACTTCAACGGGCGACGCGCTCTTCGGCCTGATGGTTGAGGCTCAGAACTAA
- a CDS encoding M24 family metallopeptidase, translated as MADNIPAWPEESEVSSRITQLKQNMVRAELDALVITSQHNFEYYTGFRTLFWLSDTRPLLAIVRLDKPGISILINRGENATTYADVHTIPYHGFTDVALDTTARFLSDLPTGSAIGLDYGRDMNGRGSVGLLEFLRGAPRNFRLSDAADLIWLQRLIKSGHELHSKRTVCKIATDGFFGGLADLRLGLSEYEFGQLLKQRMIGLGAESVDWLPVRFGREGMNYAQPNAGQKLQHDDFVWVDMGVRRADQISDLNRVAKVGKPTSEQEACYDFVRGVTLRLAEGIRPGMTGDDAFKLFETLWSDGKPSQLGKLAIAGRVGHGSGIALTEPPSLMAGSDEIIQEDMVLHVEPKLEAAGGVFQTEEVFRVTPNGPEFLSTVSPARLPMVEL; from the coding sequence ATGGCTGATAATATTCCCGCATGGCCTGAAGAATCTGAAGTGAGTTCCAGGATCACGCAGCTGAAACAAAACATGGTCCGGGCCGAACTGGATGCGCTCGTCATCACATCCCAGCATAATTTTGAATACTACACGGGATTTCGCACCCTGTTCTGGCTTTCCGATACACGGCCACTTCTGGCAATTGTTCGACTGGACAAGCCCGGAATTTCAATCCTGATAAATCGTGGCGAAAACGCCACGACGTACGCGGATGTGCATACAATTCCGTATCACGGCTTCACCGATGTCGCGCTGGATACCACAGCGAGATTCCTGAGCGATCTTCCAACCGGGTCAGCGATTGGCCTGGACTATGGTCGCGATATGAACGGCCGTGGATCGGTAGGTCTGCTTGAGTTTCTGCGGGGCGCACCACGCAACTTTCGGCTGTCAGATGCCGCAGATCTGATTTGGCTCCAGCGCCTCATTAAGAGCGGGCATGAACTGCATTCGAAGAGAACTGTGTGCAAAATTGCCACCGATGGGTTCTTTGGTGGGCTGGCGGATCTTCGACTTGGCTTGAGTGAGTATGAGTTTGGACAACTGCTCAAGCAGCGGATGATCGGTCTCGGTGCAGAAAGTGTCGATTGGCTTCCGGTCCGCTTCGGCCGCGAAGGCATGAACTATGCACAGCCGAACGCCGGCCAAAAGCTACAGCATGACGACTTTGTCTGGGTCGATATGGGTGTACGCAGAGCGGATCAGATCAGTGATCTAAATCGCGTGGCCAAGGTCGGCAAGCCCACCTCGGAACAAGAGGCGTGCTACGATTTTGTAAGGGGCGTCACTCTCCGGCTCGCTGAGGGCATCCGTCCAGGAATGACCGGCGACGATGCCTTTAAGCTGTTCGAAACGCTCTGGTCTGACGGAAAGCCCTCGCAACTCGGCAAGCTGGCCATCGCGGGGCGCGTCGGACACGGGTCGGGAATTGCGCTGACGGAACCACCGTCGCTTATGGCCGGGTCCGACGAGATCATCCAAGAAGACATGGTCTTGCATGTGGAACCGAAACTCGAGGCAGCCGGCGGAGTATTTCAAACCGAAGAGGTGTTCAGGGTTACGCCGAATGGTCCCGAGTTCCTAAGTACCGTTTCGCCCGCAAGGTTGCCGATGGTGGAACTCTAG
- the ehuB gene encoding ectoine/hydroxyectoine ABC transporter substrate-binding protein EhuB — translation MTIGRTLAVFAALAVALGGASTADAQEALARAQKTGQVTVGIFNQAPWGFVDANGEIKGQSVDVLKAAFAPLGIAKVDAVVADFGALIPGLQAGRFDVIAAGLYIKPERCKQVAFGNPDLRMGDALLVLKGNPKSLHSYADVAQKNDVNLSAGKGSVEYQFALDAGIPKNRLFAFPDTTAELSALLSGRVDAMAETTATVNALAPASDKVERALPFTQPVSADGKTVYGYPALAFRQADSDFRDAYNDQLKKLRESGKLLDIVKAYGFTETDLPPADLTAADLCK, via the coding sequence GTGACGATCGGGAGAACACTCGCGGTGTTTGCCGCCTTGGCAGTCGCGCTAGGAGGAGCCTCAACAGCAGACGCCCAGGAGGCGCTGGCGCGAGCCCAGAAGACCGGCCAAGTAACAGTTGGAATTTTTAATCAGGCGCCTTGGGGCTTCGTCGATGCCAACGGTGAGATAAAAGGGCAGTCCGTGGATGTGCTGAAGGCAGCATTCGCGCCGCTCGGCATTGCCAAAGTGGATGCTGTCGTGGCGGATTTCGGGGCTCTCATACCCGGGCTTCAGGCCGGCCGGTTCGACGTCATTGCAGCCGGCCTGTACATCAAGCCCGAGCGCTGCAAGCAAGTAGCTTTCGGCAACCCAGATTTAAGGATGGGCGACGCGCTTCTGGTGTTGAAGGGCAACCCCAAATCCCTCCACAGCTATGCCGACGTTGCGCAGAAAAATGATGTAAACCTTTCCGCCGGCAAAGGCTCTGTGGAGTATCAGTTTGCCCTCGACGCCGGGATACCAAAAAACAGGCTTTTCGCGTTTCCAGACACCACCGCTGAGCTGTCGGCATTGCTATCTGGACGCGTTGACGCGATGGCCGAAACGACTGCTACCGTAAACGCCCTGGCTCCTGCGTCGGACAAAGTGGAACGTGCATTGCCTTTCACCCAGCCCGTGAGCGCTGACGGCAAGACTGTTTACGGTTACCCGGCATTGGCATTCCGCCAAGCAGATTCGGATTTTCGGGATGCGTACAACGATCAGCTTAAGAAGCTGAGAGAGAGCGGCAAGCTCCTCGATATCGTGAAGGCTTATGGTTTCACCGAAACCGATCTGCCGCCTGCCGATCTGACCGCGGCAGACCTTTGCAAATAG
- a CDS encoding MmgE/PrpD family protein: protein MSIESIVMREQIKTPSPVEHILFPRDPTHDNAGLLARFLTDLSYEKIPSDVLHLAKLVTLDTIGCIVAATATPLGEKILAAYGTGIQSNGCCVPGTSVQLAPSIAAKVNGWLSDVLDYEDTASGHPSATVIPAALAVAQHLEAPPKQFLTGIVAGYEAGLRLHDATRASPEAYRRFASYHAWHGVAAGAAAMVVSGGSEEQFRSALGHAAANTNIPLWYVEYGRPAHALKANYGQMALGGVDAALCARRNIIGPFALLSDPKRGFAAIIGSDQFDPTQLSDKLNEIWRMRETCFKGYPACYALHSTIHAVSTLIGTNNIEPGQIDRILVGCSRKVSEWFSYSDSLSDLDGQFSVEYVSAMAALSIQPGREWYSPAIRTSSRVADLMSKIDVEVDPGAEKAYWTSHSLESSVSIFTKAAQSFSITVDCPPGHYTKPFRDSDIEDKFLRNVRATSLEERGPQIIEKLMNVDRLSSLGEISELLRVPAA from the coding sequence ATGTCAATCGAATCCATCGTTATGCGCGAGCAAATCAAGACACCCTCTCCGGTGGAGCATATCCTGTTTCCCCGCGACCCAACGCACGACAACGCGGGGCTTTTGGCGCGCTTTCTCACTGACCTGAGTTATGAAAAGATTCCGAGCGATGTTCTTCACCTCGCAAAGCTCGTGACGCTCGATACGATCGGTTGCATCGTTGCTGCGACAGCCACGCCTCTAGGAGAGAAGATCCTTGCCGCGTACGGCACGGGCATTCAGTCAAACGGCTGCTGCGTTCCTGGCACCTCCGTACAGCTCGCCCCTTCCATCGCGGCCAAGGTAAACGGCTGGCTGTCCGACGTGCTCGATTATGAGGACACCGCCTCAGGTCATCCCAGCGCGACTGTTATACCTGCAGCACTGGCTGTAGCGCAGCACCTGGAAGCGCCGCCCAAGCAGTTTCTCACCGGAATCGTGGCAGGGTATGAAGCGGGTCTTCGGCTCCATGATGCCACACGGGCGAGCCCAGAAGCATACCGTCGATTTGCATCCTATCACGCCTGGCATGGGGTGGCGGCCGGTGCAGCAGCCATGGTTGTGTCGGGCGGATCAGAAGAGCAGTTTCGGTCCGCCCTTGGCCATGCCGCTGCAAACACCAACATTCCTCTTTGGTATGTCGAGTACGGTCGGCCAGCGCACGCTCTCAAAGCCAACTATGGCCAGATGGCGCTAGGCGGCGTCGATGCTGCACTTTGCGCCCGTCGAAATATCATCGGTCCCTTCGCGCTATTGAGTGATCCTAAGCGGGGCTTTGCGGCGATCATCGGATCGGACCAGTTCGACCCAACGCAACTATCAGACAAGCTGAACGAAATTTGGAGAATGAGGGAGACCTGCTTTAAGGGATATCCAGCCTGTTACGCGCTACATTCAACCATTCATGCAGTGTCCACCCTAATAGGGACCAACAACATCGAACCGGGACAAATCGACAGAATCCTCGTTGGCTGTTCCCGAAAAGTATCTGAGTGGTTTTCTTATTCGGATTCTCTTTCTGATCTTGATGGCCAGTTTTCTGTCGAATACGTTTCCGCAATGGCTGCGCTGTCCATCCAGCCGGGAAGAGAATGGTATTCACCCGCGATAAGGACAAGTTCCCGCGTAGCAGACTTAATGAGCAAGATTGACGTCGAAGTCGATCCAGGAGCCGAGAAGGCGTATTGGACCAGCCATAGTCTCGAGTCTTCGGTGTCAATTTTTACGAAGGCTGCGCAGTCGTTCAGCATAACGGTCGACTGTCCTCCTGGGCACTACACTAAACCGTTTCGCGATTCTGATATCGAAGACAAATTTCTTCGCAACGTACGTGCGACTTCACTCGAGGAACGTGGGCCCCAGATCATCGAAAAGCTGATGAATGTCGATCGGCTGAGCTCGCTAGGAGAAATCAGCGAGCTTTTGCGCGTGCCCGCAGCTTAG
- a CDS encoding trans-sulfuration enzyme family protein codes for MRNTPELDDTLCVIPPETSLEGFASLAVPVYRASTIVFPDAAAYRSRGFRSPDGYSYGLSGTPTTRTLEGQLSALHKAERTIIVPSGQAAISVAMMSLLKNGDHLLVTDNVYPPVKDFAQQILAGQGIETEFFDPTRLTDLESRLRPGRTKLVWLESPGSTSMEICDIPAISRLSKAAGAYLGCDNTWATGVLCKPLDLGVDIVAEALTKYVGGHSDILLGAIILRDMELYTRIRGTLSALGVGVSPDECSLALRGIQTMGLRLKHIGETSEEFARRLAENCDFPVLHPCLSDFPGHSVWQRDFKGSSGVFSLRLDGVSAAAVDEALDSLKTFVIGNSWGGTRSIIAPMVIAHDRHIIPSGKTTTYLRISIGLEDPDDLWADLQRVLELLRRSEF; via the coding sequence ATGCGGAATACCCCCGAACTCGACGACACACTTTGCGTTATCCCGCCGGAGACATCTCTCGAGGGGTTCGCCAGCCTTGCGGTTCCCGTCTATCGCGCCTCCACGATCGTGTTTCCGGACGCTGCCGCTTACCGCAGCCGGGGCTTCCGGTCTCCAGATGGCTACAGTTATGGGCTGTCTGGGACACCAACCACTCGGACCTTGGAAGGCCAATTGTCCGCCCTGCACAAGGCGGAACGGACAATCATCGTGCCGTCCGGTCAGGCCGCGATCTCGGTCGCTATGATGTCGTTGCTCAAAAATGGCGATCATCTGCTGGTGACCGACAACGTTTATCCGCCGGTCAAGGATTTTGCCCAGCAAATTCTAGCGGGCCAGGGCATTGAGACCGAATTCTTTGACCCGACCCGGCTGACAGACCTGGAGTCACGGCTTCGTCCGGGACGCACCAAGCTGGTCTGGCTGGAGTCGCCCGGCTCCACCAGTATGGAGATTTGCGACATTCCAGCGATCTCCCGCTTAAGCAAGGCTGCGGGGGCCTACCTAGGGTGTGACAACACTTGGGCGACCGGTGTTTTGTGTAAGCCGCTCGATCTGGGTGTCGACATCGTGGCCGAGGCGCTGACCAAATATGTTGGAGGCCATTCCGACATCCTGCTGGGCGCAATCATCCTCCGGGATATGGAGCTCTACACGCGGATACGAGGCACGCTGAGCGCTTTGGGCGTCGGCGTCTCGCCAGACGAGTGCTCACTTGCCCTGCGGGGCATTCAGACCATGGGCCTGCGTCTGAAGCATATCGGCGAGACATCGGAGGAATTCGCTCGTCGCCTGGCCGAGAATTGCGATTTTCCCGTGCTGCATCCATGCCTATCCGATTTTCCCGGTCACAGCGTGTGGCAGCGCGACTTCAAGGGCAGTTCAGGCGTTTTCAGTCTGCGACTGGACGGTGTTTCCGCTGCGGCGGTCGACGAAGCGTTGGATAGCCTGAAAACATTCGTCATCGGGAATTCCTGGGGCGGGACGAGGAGTATTATTGCTCCAATGGTGATCGCTCACGATCGCCATATCATTCCCTCCGGAAAAACCACCACGTACCTGCGCATCAGCATCGGCCTGGAAGACCCGGATGACCTCTGGGCCGATCTGCAGCGGGTTCTCGAACTGCTGCGACGCAGTGAATTTTGA